The following proteins are encoded in a genomic region of Sorangiineae bacterium MSr12523:
- a CDS encoding YceI family protein encodes MKKALSCSLLVILATVAFGADAKLARTGDAVVHFNASGPAGLKIVGTTNELNTDGDDKVIKVIVPLGNMTTGISLRDKHMREKYLQVGTYPNATFEVQRANIKFPAASGETSGDAQGTLTIHGQSKPTTAKYTARKNGDVYAVKGTMHVNIKDFGIEVPSYLGVTVKPDIDIDVQFSAKDQ; translated from the coding sequence ATGAAGAAAGCGTTGTCGTGTTCGCTCCTGGTGATTCTGGCCACAGTGGCCTTCGGGGCAGACGCAAAGCTTGCGCGTACGGGTGACGCGGTCGTTCACTTCAATGCGTCGGGCCCTGCCGGGCTCAAGATCGTCGGGACCACCAACGAGCTCAACACGGATGGGGACGACAAGGTCATCAAGGTCATCGTGCCGCTCGGCAACATGACCACGGGCATCTCGCTGCGGGACAAACACATGCGCGAGAAGTACCTGCAGGTGGGCACGTACCCGAACGCCACCTTCGAGGTGCAGCGCGCGAACATCAAGTTCCCCGCCGCCAGCGGCGAAACCTCGGGTGATGCGCAAGGCACGCTCACCATCCACGGGCAAAGCAAGCCCACCACCGCCAAGTACACCGCCCGCAAGAACGGCGATGTGTACGCGGTCAAGGGCACCATGCACGTGAACATCAAAGACTTCGGGATCGAAGTGCCGAGCTACTTGGGGGTGACGGTCAAACCCGATATCGATATCGACGTGCAGTTCTCTGCGAAAGATCAGTAA
- a CDS encoding thrombospondin type 3 repeat-containing protein, which yields MKPWSLRLASFVVVVSAALPASATPNFPSAIQRDLQLNAPPQCTLCHNNPAGGTGTVTQPFGMKMRSRGLVPEDEGSLQTALTALQAEGSDVDNDGVPDIQELRLGTDPNGAGEETPSYGCGSSISPVSPRRALPDASVILSGTLMAIGAIFLRRRRNARTERAENEG from the coding sequence ATGAAACCCTGGAGCCTTCGCCTCGCCTCGTTCGTCGTGGTGGTTTCGGCCGCGCTGCCCGCGTCGGCGACACCGAACTTTCCATCGGCCATCCAGCGGGATCTCCAACTGAATGCGCCGCCGCAATGCACCCTTTGCCACAACAACCCCGCGGGCGGGACGGGCACGGTGACGCAGCCGTTCGGCATGAAGATGCGCTCGCGCGGTCTGGTGCCGGAGGACGAGGGCTCACTGCAGACGGCGCTCACCGCGCTGCAGGCCGAAGGCTCGGACGTCGACAACGACGGCGTGCCGGACATCCAGGAGTTGCGACTGGGAACGGATCCGAATGGGGCAGGTGAGGAGACCCCGAGCTATGGCTGCGGCAGCTCTATCAGCCCGGTGAGTCCTCGGCGTGCGTTGCCGGATGCGTCCGTGATTCTTTCGGGTACGCTGATGGCCATCGGGGCGATCTTCCTCCGCCGCCGGCGGAACGCTCGCACCGAACGAGCCGAAAACGAGGGTTAG
- the fdhD gene encoding formate dehydrogenase accessory sulfurtransferase FdhD, with amino-acid sequence MVIPGIRSIEARRLNGDAPPINERDDVVVEEPLEIRIAGETIAVTMRTPGHDRELVLGFLLAEGVITSAMDVISATYCGRIGDEARENTIDVKLVPGVKPPVDPETGLLTRRGTLTTSACGVCGRRSIDDLVESIRPLAQTDLGMERSTLASAVRALRDHQRIFGRTGGCHAASLVDFDGRVIATFEDVGRHNAVDKVLGSRVLAGEVPCSNRVLVVSGRSSFEIVQKAFSAGIAIVASVSAPSSLAIDLAKRANITLVGFVRDEAMTIYTSPERIGR; translated from the coding sequence ATGGTGATCCCTGGTATTCGATCGATCGAGGCACGTCGACTCAACGGCGACGCGCCCCCCATCAACGAACGCGACGACGTCGTCGTCGAGGAGCCGCTCGAGATCCGCATCGCCGGCGAGACGATTGCGGTGACGATGCGAACGCCAGGCCATGATCGCGAGCTCGTGCTGGGCTTTTTGCTCGCCGAAGGCGTCATCACGTCGGCGATGGACGTCATCTCGGCAACCTATTGCGGGCGCATCGGCGACGAAGCGCGCGAGAACACGATCGACGTGAAGCTCGTGCCGGGTGTGAAGCCGCCAGTCGATCCCGAGACGGGACTCCTCACCCGCCGTGGAACCCTCACGACGAGTGCGTGCGGGGTTTGCGGGCGCCGCTCCATCGATGATCTCGTGGAGAGCATCCGTCCACTCGCGCAGACGGACCTCGGGATGGAGCGAAGCACGCTCGCCAGCGCTGTGCGCGCCCTCCGCGACCATCAACGGATCTTCGGTCGGACCGGGGGCTGCCACGCGGCGTCGCTCGTGGACTTCGACGGACGCGTGATCGCGACGTTCGAGGACGTCGGCCGGCACAACGCCGTCGACAAGGTACTCGGCTCGCGGGTGCTCGCGGGCGAGGTGCCCTGTTCGAACCGCGTTCTGGTGGTCAGCGGTCGCTCGAGTTTCGAGATCGTGCAGAAGGCGTTCTCCGCCGGCATCGCGATCGTGGCCTCGGTCTCGGCACCGTCATCTCTGGCCATCGACCTCGCGAAGCGCGCGAACATCACGCTCGTCGGCTTCGTCCGCGACGAGGCGATGACCATCTACACCAGCCCGGAGCGGATTGGCCGTTAA
- a CDS encoding FdhF/YdeP family oxidoreductase: protein MSIEGHGARRDARASTTTSSELATRSDSGRESLLGETPAETQLAKVSVDGRCKEAAGIPAIVQTMKCGLREMGVARSTRSFLKVNKIDGFDCQSCAWPSPDNKRKVFEFCENGAKAIADELTRRKVEPAFFAKHSIADLIEQSDYWLNAQGRITNPMIKREGATHFEPISWPDAFARIGAKLRALSNPDEAIFYTSGKTVNEAAFLFQLLARQLGTNNLPDCSNMCHEASGTALWDTIGIGKGTVTLEDFDHCDTILIIGNNPGTNHPRMLTTLEEAKHRGATIVSINPMPETGLMRVINPNPQDYSNPLKLPLALLGTGTALTDLFVPVRVNGDAALLQGVMKLLVERDGKAPGSVIDRAFIAEHTSGWDDFVAGLERSTWEEIVESSGVERATIEQLADIVGRGKRMIVLWCLGLTQHPNGVENVKQVVNLCLLGGHIGRQGAGPCCVRGHSNVQGDRTMGIWERPKETFLAALDAEMGIRSPRKPGCDTVEALHALHDGSAKVFFAISGNLFSAAPDTHFTAEAFRRCPFVVHVSTKLHRGHLFGGQESILLPCLGRAEREVFGGKVQLSSAEDSMGIVNPTRGTEEPAAPDLLSDTEIIVRVAQATFGKKAGPVDWESLLDHDRVRERISRVVPGFERFNERLREGFFYLPNAARERTFRTSTGKAKFSSCGIPKHDLASGELLMTTVRSHDQFNTVVYGLDDRYRGVWGGRRVIFVNPDDLNELGLADGQWVDITSHFDGETRTAHGFRAIAYPIARKSAASYYPEANVLVSVRAVNESNQPAHKCVRVTLRASVAPPALAANEPRRLA from the coding sequence ATGTCCATCGAGGGCCATGGCGCACGCCGCGATGCGCGCGCATCGACGACGACTTCGAGCGAGCTGGCAACGCGAAGCGATTCGGGACGGGAGAGCCTCCTGGGCGAAACGCCCGCCGAGACGCAATTGGCCAAGGTCTCGGTCGATGGCCGTTGCAAGGAAGCCGCCGGCATCCCCGCAATCGTCCAGACGATGAAGTGCGGTCTGCGGGAAATGGGCGTCGCCCGCAGCACGCGATCGTTTTTGAAGGTCAACAAGATCGATGGCTTCGACTGTCAGAGCTGCGCGTGGCCGAGCCCCGACAACAAACGCAAGGTCTTCGAATTTTGCGAGAACGGCGCCAAGGCGATCGCCGACGAGCTCACGCGCCGCAAGGTCGAGCCGGCGTTCTTCGCCAAGCACTCGATTGCGGATCTGATCGAGCAGTCGGACTACTGGCTCAACGCGCAGGGCCGGATCACGAACCCGATGATCAAGCGCGAGGGCGCGACGCACTTCGAGCCCATTTCGTGGCCCGACGCGTTCGCGCGCATTGGCGCCAAGCTGCGAGCTCTGTCGAACCCCGACGAGGCCATCTTTTACACCTCGGGAAAGACGGTCAACGAGGCGGCGTTCCTCTTTCAGCTGCTTGCGCGACAACTCGGTACGAACAACCTGCCGGACTGCTCGAACATGTGCCACGAGGCGAGCGGCACCGCGCTCTGGGACACGATTGGGATCGGCAAGGGTACGGTCACGCTCGAGGACTTCGACCACTGCGACACGATTCTCATCATCGGCAACAATCCGGGGACGAACCACCCGCGGATGCTGACGACGCTCGAGGAGGCGAAGCACCGGGGCGCGACGATCGTGTCGATCAACCCGATGCCCGAGACGGGGCTGATGCGTGTCATCAACCCGAACCCGCAGGACTACTCGAACCCGCTCAAGCTCCCGCTCGCGCTGCTCGGAACGGGGACCGCGCTCACCGACCTTTTCGTGCCGGTCCGCGTGAACGGCGACGCAGCGCTGCTCCAAGGCGTGATGAAGCTCCTCGTCGAGCGCGATGGCAAAGCCCCCGGCTCGGTGATCGATCGCGCCTTCATCGCGGAGCACACGAGCGGTTGGGACGACTTCGTTGCAGGGCTCGAGCGATCGACGTGGGAAGAGATCGTCGAGAGCAGCGGCGTGGAGCGCGCGACCATCGAGCAACTCGCCGACATCGTCGGCCGCGGCAAGCGCATGATCGTGCTCTGGTGCTTGGGGCTCACGCAGCATCCGAACGGCGTCGAGAACGTGAAGCAGGTGGTGAACCTGTGCTTGCTCGGTGGCCACATCGGGCGGCAGGGCGCGGGGCCGTGTTGCGTCCGCGGCCACAGCAATGTGCAGGGCGACAGGACCATGGGCATTTGGGAGCGCCCGAAGGAGACGTTCCTCGCCGCGCTCGATGCCGAGATGGGGATCCGTTCGCCGCGCAAGCCTGGGTGCGATACCGTCGAGGCGCTGCACGCGCTTCATGACGGCAGCGCGAAGGTCTTCTTCGCGATCAGCGGCAACCTCTTTTCCGCCGCTCCGGACACGCACTTCACCGCCGAAGCCTTCCGTCGGTGCCCGTTCGTCGTCCACGTCTCGACCAAGCTCCACCGCGGGCACTTGTTCGGCGGCCAGGAGTCGATTCTCCTACCCTGCCTCGGCCGCGCCGAGCGTGAGGTGTTCGGCGGCAAGGTGCAGCTCTCGAGCGCCGAGGATTCCATGGGCATCGTGAACCCGACGCGCGGTACCGAGGAGCCGGCCGCTCCGGATCTCTTGAGCGACACGGAGATCATCGTTCGTGTGGCGCAAGCTACCTTCGGCAAGAAAGCGGGGCCGGTCGATTGGGAGTCGCTCCTCGATCATGACCGCGTTCGTGAGCGCATCTCGCGCGTGGTTCCAGGGTTCGAACGCTTCAACGAGCGGTTGCGCGAGGGCTTCTTCTACTTGCCCAACGCCGCACGCGAGCGAACGTTCCGCACGTCGACGGGCAAGGCGAAGTTTTCCTCCTGCGGGATCCCCAAACACGATCTCGCGTCCGGGGAGCTGCTCATGACGACGGTGCGAAGCCACGACCAGTTCAACACGGTCGTGTACGGCCTCGACGATCGCTATCGAGGCGTGTGGGGCGGGCGCCGTGTCATCTTCGTGAATCCCGACGATTTGAACGAGCTCGGTCTCGCCGATGGGCAGTGGGTCGACATCACCAGCCACTTCGACGGCGAGACGCGCACGGCGCACGGCTTCCGCGCCATCGCGTATCCGATCGCGAGGAAGAGTGCCGCGAGCTATTACCCGGAAGCCAACGTCCTGGTCTCGGTGCGCGCGGTCAATGAGTCCAATCAGCCGGCCCACAAGTGTGTACGCGTCACGCTGCGCGCCTCGGTGGCGCCTCCCGCCCTGGCCGCGAACGAGCCTCGAAGGCTTGCTTAA
- the groL gene encoding chaperonin GroEL (60 kDa chaperone family; promotes refolding of misfolded polypeptides especially under stressful conditions; forms two stacked rings of heptamers to form a barrel-shaped 14mer; ends can be capped by GroES; misfolded proteins enter the barrel where they are refolded when GroES binds), producing the protein MSAKDIQYSRSARSKILRGVNHLANAVKVTLGPKGRNVVIEKSFGAPVVTKDGVTVAKEIELFDKFENMGAQMVKEVASKTSDKAGDGTTTATVLAQALYTQGLALVEAGHNPMDLKRGIDAAVEAIAKAIRSIAKPTKDKAHIAQVGTISANGDSAIGNMLADAMEKVGKEGVITVEEARGTDSALEVVEGMQFDRGYLSPYFVTDPEKMTAVLDDALVLISEKKISAMADLLPLLEQVARDARPLLIIAEDVEGEALATLVVNRLRGLLKVTAVKAPGFGDRRKELLKDIAILTGGQVISDDLGVKIESITLQDLGRAKRITVDKDNTTIVDGAGDKAEIKGRVESIRKQIEATTSEYDREKLQERLAKLAGGVAVVKVGAHTETEMKEKKARVEDALHATRAAVEEGIVPGGGVALLRASKSLDELKVPAGQEAGVKLVRRAIEEPLRQIARNAGADGSVILEKVRSAEGSFGFNAQTEQFEDLVAAGVIDPAKVVRSALEFAASVSGMMLTTEAVVADRPKKESAGGAGGGMGGMGGMGGMGGMGGMGGMGGMGMGGMGGMGGMGGDFDMD; encoded by the coding sequence ATGAGCGCGAAAGACATCCAATACAGCCGCAGCGCACGAAGCAAGATTTTGCGAGGGGTGAACCACCTCGCCAACGCCGTGAAGGTGACCCTCGGACCGAAAGGCCGCAACGTGGTCATCGAGAAGAGCTTCGGCGCGCCGGTGGTGACCAAAGACGGCGTCACCGTGGCGAAAGAGATCGAGCTCTTCGACAAGTTCGAAAACATGGGCGCGCAGATGGTGAAAGAAGTCGCGTCCAAGACGAGCGACAAGGCTGGCGACGGCACCACCACCGCCACCGTCCTCGCCCAGGCCCTCTACACGCAGGGCCTCGCCCTCGTCGAAGCCGGCCACAACCCGATGGATCTCAAGCGCGGCATCGACGCGGCGGTGGAAGCCATCGCCAAGGCCATCCGCAGCATCGCCAAGCCCACCAAGGACAAGGCCCACATCGCGCAGGTCGGCACCATCAGCGCCAACGGCGACTCGGCCATCGGCAACATGCTCGCCGACGCCATGGAGAAGGTCGGCAAGGAAGGCGTCATCACCGTCGAAGAAGCGCGCGGCACCGACTCGGCGCTCGAAGTCGTCGAGGGCATGCAGTTCGATCGCGGCTACCTCTCGCCGTACTTCGTCACCGATCCCGAGAAGATGACCGCCGTCCTCGACGACGCGCTCGTGCTCATCTCCGAGAAGAAGATTTCCGCCATGGCCGACCTCCTGCCGCTGCTCGAGCAGGTCGCCCGTGACGCGCGCCCGCTGCTCATCATCGCGGAAGACGTCGAGGGCGAGGCGCTCGCGACGCTCGTGGTCAACCGCCTGCGCGGCCTGCTCAAGGTCACCGCGGTCAAGGCCCCCGGCTTCGGCGACCGCCGCAAGGAGCTGCTCAAGGACATCGCCATCCTCACGGGCGGCCAGGTCATCTCGGACGATCTCGGCGTGAAGATCGAGAGCATCACCCTGCAGGATCTCGGGCGCGCCAAGCGCATCACGGTCGACAAGGACAACACGACCATCGTCGATGGGGCAGGGGACAAGGCCGAAATCAAGGGCCGCGTCGAATCGATCCGCAAGCAGATCGAAGCCACCACCAGCGAATACGACCGCGAGAAGCTCCAAGAGCGCTTGGCGAAGCTTGCCGGCGGCGTGGCCGTGGTGAAGGTGGGCGCTCACACCGAAACCGAGATGAAAGAGAAGAAGGCCCGCGTCGAGGACGCGCTCCACGCAACGCGCGCGGCCGTCGAAGAGGGCATCGTCCCCGGCGGCGGCGTGGCCTTGCTCCGCGCGAGCAAGTCGCTCGATGAGCTCAAGGTTCCCGCAGGCCAGGAAGCCGGCGTCAAGCTCGTGCGCCGCGCCATCGAGGAGCCCCTCCGTCAAATTGCCCGCAACGCCGGCGCCGACGGCTCGGTCATCCTCGAGAAGGTGCGCTCGGCCGAGGGCTCCTTCGGCTTCAACGCCCAGACGGAGCAGTTCGAGGATCTCGTTGCCGCTGGCGTCATCGACCCCGCAAAGGTCGTGCGCTCGGCACTGGAATTTGCCGCCAGCGTTTCCGGCATGATGCTCACCACCGAGGCCGTCGTGGCCGACCGACCCAAGAAGGAATCCGCAGGCGGCGCCGGCGGAGGCATGGGTGGAATGGGTGGAATGGGTGGAATGGGTGGAATGGGTGGAATGGGAGGTATGGGCGGCATGGGAATGGGCGGCATGGGTGGAATGGGGGGCATGGGCGGCGACTTCGACATGGACTGA